The genomic stretch TTACAAAAAATTAACATAATTATTATTATTTGTTATAATATATATTATATATTATAAAATGATAATAATTAATATTTAGGAGGCTTAAATGAATGATAAAAGACAAAATTATGACGCATCTGCTATTGCTCATTTAGAAGGTTTGGAACACGTTAGAAAACGTCCTGGAATGTATATTGGCTCAACATCAAAAGCCGGATTGCACCATTTAGTATGAGAAATAGTTGATAACTCAGTTGATGAAGCCATGGCTGGCTTTGCTAACAAAATTCAAATTACAATAACTAAAGATAATCAAATTAGAGTTCAAGATAACGGACGTGGTATTCCAGTTGGCATTCACCCACAATTTGGCATTAGTGCTTTAGAAGTGGTTTTAACTAAGTTAAATGCTGGTGGTAAATTTGAATCAGGAGCTTATAAAGTTAGTGGTGGGCTTCATGGTGTTGGCGCTAGTGTTGTTAATGCTTTAAGCTCCAAGCTTGAGGCATGAGTTAAACGTGATGGAAATGTATATTATGCACAATTTGCTAATGGAGGGGCAACTATTCAAAGCATCCATATTATTGATAGTTACCAAGGAAATGAATCAGGAACAACCATACAATTTGCTCCTGATTACACCATTATGGAAGAAATTCCATTTGATAAAAGTTTAATTGTAGATCACGCACGTCAAATTGCTTATTTAAATAAAGGATTATTTATTAGTGTCCAAGACCAAAGAGATGAAAGTTATGTTGAGTATCAATATGATAATGGAATTGTGGATTATGTTAATGAGCTAACTAAAAGATCTTCAAAAATTACAGATATAATTTATGCAACTAATAATTATATTTATCGTCATGAAATAACTAAAAAGGAAGTAAATATTGGCATTGAAGTTGCCATGCAATATTTAGATGATTTTTATCGTTCAAATTTAATTTCTTATACTAATAATATTTCAACTCATGAAGGCGGAACACACCTAAGTGGCTTTTATGATGCAATTATGCGCTTAGTTAATAACTATGCCCTGGAAAAAAATTATATTAAAGCAGAAGCTGATAAATTTTCAAGAGATGATTTAGTGGAAGGTGTTGTAGCAGTTATTTCTATTAAACACCCTGAACCACAGTTTGAAGGACAAACTAAAGGGAAACTTGGTTCTAAAGATGCAAGAAAAGCAGTTAACGAAGTCTTTTCAGAAGTCTTTGAGCGTTTCTTAAATGAAAATCCAAATGTTGCTAAAAAAATTCTTGAAAAAGCTTCTATGGCTCGTAAAGCACGAATTGCCTCAACAGCTGCTAGAGATAAAGAACGTAAAAAACTTCCTTTTGAAACAGGATCTATGCCTGGTAAACTTGCTCCTTGCTCTTCAAAAAATGCAGAAATATGCGAATTATTCATTGTCGAAGGTCAGTCAGCTGGTGGATCAGCTAAAATGGGAAGAGATAAAGTCTTTCAAGCCATTTTACCTCTTAAAGGTAAAATTCTTAACACTGAAAGAGCAAAACTTGAAAGCATCATTAAAAATGAAGAAATTATGTCTTTAATTACTGCAATGGGAGCTGGTCTTGAAAGTAATTTCAATATTAACAAATTAAGATACCATAAAATCATCATCATGACCGATGCTGATGTGGATGGAGCTCATATTAGAACCTTATTATTAACCTTCTTTTATAGATATTTTAAACCTTTAATTGAATATGGATTTATTTATATTGCTCAACCTCCTTTATTCAAAATACAACAAAATAAAACCAGTTTTTATGCTTTCAATGATAAAGAAAAAAATGAAATCATCGCAACTTTAAATCCGAATATTAAAATCACAATACAACGTTACAAAGGTCTTGGTGAAATGGATGCGCAGCAACTACGCGAAACAACCATGTTGCCAGAGAAACGTAAAATGTTACAAGTTCAAATTGAAGATGCTTATCGTGCTGATAGAATCTTTGAAACTTTAATGAGTGAGAATGTCGAACCACGCCGTGATTTTATCTCACAAAATGCAAAATATGTCCAAAACATCGATCTATAGATATTCATTAATTTGGATATCTTTTTTTATTAAATTTAAATAAAAAAACAATACAAGTTATAACTTGTATTGTTAGTAAAAATTAAAATCCATTGTAATATCAAATTGCTAAAACAATTACAACAGCTAGTAAGATTACATAACCTAAAGCATATAAGATAAGAGCTCAAAATCCTGCAGGTCAATTATCTTTAGTAGGAGCTGCTTCAACTGGTTTTTCAACAATAACTTCTTTAGTTACCTCTTTGAATACTTCGATAGGTTTTTCCACAATAACTTCTTTAACGATCTCTACTTCTTTAACAACTTCAACTGGTTTTTCAATCACTACTTCTTTAATTACTTCTTGCACTTGAACACTTGGAACAAGTTTTTCAATAGTTTCAAATGATTCAAAAACTACGAAGTGTGATTTTTTGCATGAAGATTGCGCAAGAGCATATTTATAATCTGCTTCAGGAACAAATGCAACGTGTTTGTTTCCATATAAAACAAATGACACAACACGAGCTAATCTTGCATTTTCTGCTTTTTCTTTGTAATATACAAAGCTTTCAGCACCATACTCTACATCTTTAGAACCTTTAACTTTTTTAGCTAATTTTTGGGTAGATCATGCTAATGATTTAGCAACTAATTTTAATAGTTTTTTGTCTTCAGGTTCATAAAGTTCATTTGTTAATGATTTTTGTGCATTTAAAACATTTCTTAATTCAGTTTCAATTTCTCTAAAGTCTCTTTCAGAAGTTACTACTTCATGATCAAATGAAACTGCAACTCTTTCAAGTTTTTTAGCATATAAAGCTAAAGAACGTAGTTTTGTTGTTTTACATCCTTCATAGAAATAAACAAATTTAACTTTGTCACAGTCATTTTTAGAACAAGTAATTTGTGTTGCACCAGGTTTTTCAACAATAACTTCTTTAATGATTTCTACTGGTTTTTCGACAATAACTTCCTTAATAACTTCAACAGGACGTTCTACTTCAATTTCTCTAAATACTTCAACTGGAATTTCTCTTAAAACTTCTTTTTCTATATAAACAGGAACTTCTCGAAATACTTCACCACTTGCAACTGGTTTTTCAACAATAACTTCTTTGATTACTTCTACTTCTTTAATAATTTCAACTGGTTTTTCAACTTGAACTTCCTTAATAACTTCAACAGGGCGATCAATTAAAACCTCTTTAATAATTTCTACTGGAATTTCTCTTAAAACTTCTTTTTCAATATAAACAGGAACTTCACGAACTACTTCGTGAACTTTTTGT from Mycoplasmopsis bovirhinis encodes the following:
- a CDS encoding MAG3090 family protein — its product is MKRILCEYKPNLNKQFPWVLRHPKLKNALAIFKTRKDALNWFLSLRYESWAQFHTPKKIWGGHVYGVFNKDQVLEYELEVEKYDGKLAYDDIAKEIHLTKSNTINFFEVENHLATLTPDIDFKVLEDQTTYFPETDDFVPPVRKNSKDVKIEELTKELNSLDELLKNLDGKSSKEIEELKNKLQDSNHDKEALLREIQELKNRSLETKTVVEQKVHEVVREVPVYIEKEVLREIPVEIIKEVLIDRPVEVIKEVQVEKPVEIIKEVEVIKEVIVEKPVASGEVFREVPVYIEKEVLREIPVEVFREIEVERPVEVIKEVIVEKPVEIIKEVIVEKPGATQITCSKNDCDKVKFVYFYEGCKTTKLRSLALYAKKLERVAVSFDHEVVTSERDFREIETELRNVLNAQKSLTNELYEPEDKKLLKLVAKSLAWSTQKLAKKVKGSKDVEYGAESFVYYKEKAENARLARVVSFVLYGNKHVAFVPEADYKYALAQSSCKKSHFVVFESFETIEKLVPSVQVQEVIKEVVIEKPVEVVKEVEIVKEVIVEKPIEVFKEVTKEVIVEKPVEAAPTKDNWPAGFWALILYALGYVILLAVVIVLAIWYYNGF
- a CDS encoding DNA topoisomerase subunit B gives rise to the protein MNDKRQNYDASAIAHLEGLEHVRKRPGMYIGSTSKAGLHHLVWEIVDNSVDEAMAGFANKIQITITKDNQIRVQDNGRGIPVGIHPQFGISALEVVLTKLNAGGKFESGAYKVSGGLHGVGASVVNALSSKLEAWVKRDGNVYYAQFANGGATIQSIHIIDSYQGNESGTTIQFAPDYTIMEEIPFDKSLIVDHARQIAYLNKGLFISVQDQRDESYVEYQYDNGIVDYVNELTKRSSKITDIIYATNNYIYRHEITKKEVNIGIEVAMQYLDDFYRSNLISYTNNISTHEGGTHLSGFYDAIMRLVNNYALEKNYIKAEADKFSRDDLVEGVVAVISIKHPEPQFEGQTKGKLGSKDARKAVNEVFSEVFERFLNENPNVAKKILEKASMARKARIASTAARDKERKKLPFETGSMPGKLAPCSSKNAEICELFIVEGQSAGGSAKMGRDKVFQAILPLKGKILNTERAKLESIIKNEEIMSLITAMGAGLESNFNINKLRYHKIIIMTDADVDGAHIRTLLLTFFYRYFKPLIEYGFIYIAQPPLFKIQQNKTSFYAFNDKEKNEIIATLNPNIKITIQRYKGLGEMDAQQLRETTMLPEKRKMLQVQIEDAYRADRIFETLMSENVEPRRDFISQNAKYVQNIDL